The proteins below are encoded in one region of Zootoca vivipara chromosome 10, rZooViv1.1, whole genome shotgun sequence:
- the LOC118090885 gene encoding zinc finger and SCAN domain-containing protein 2-like, translating into MRTHSSYQGTQTEEKPFKDMQSGKGSTDSGKLRTHMHNKRFKCMECGKNFSQSGHLNRHHQTHTGEKPFKCMECGMVFSENANLRRHQRVHTGEKPFKCLECGKSFSFNANLRIHQRTHMGEKPYKCMECGKSFSQSGHLRRHHQTHTGEKPFKCMECGKSFSFNASLGRHQQTHTGEKPFKYMECGKSFSKSVHFNKHHQTQTGEKPFKCMECGKCFRDNGNLRRHQQIHTGEKPCKCMECGMNFSQRTQLSRHQQSHTGEKPFKCLDCGKSFSQSAYLKLHERTHTGEKPFKCIECGKSFTFNASLRSHQRTHTGEKPFKCMECGKSFSKSGHLNIHQQIHTGEKPFKCMECGKSFSENARLKIHQRIHTGEKPFQCMECGKSFSENARLKRHQRTQHRRETI; encoded by the coding sequence ATGAGAACACATAGTTCATATCAAGGAACTCAAAcagaggagaaaccatttaaagatATGCAGAGTGGAAAAGGTTCCACTGatagtggaaaacttagaacTCACATGCACAATAAacgatttaaatgcatggagtgtggaaagaacttcagtcagagtggacacctcaatagacatcatcagactcacacaggagagaaaccatttaaatgtatggagtgtggaatggTCTTTAGTGAGAATGCaaaccttagaagacaccaacgggttcatacaggggagaaaccatttaaatgcttggagtgcggaaagagcttcagtttcaatgcaaaccttagaatacatcagcgGACTCACAtgggtgaaaaaccatataaatgcatggagtgtgggaagagcttcagtcagagtggacacctcagAAGACATCatcagactcacacaggagaaaaaccatttaaatgtatggagtgtggaaagagcttcagtttcaatgcaAGTCTTGGaagacatcaacagactcacacaggagagaagccgttTAAatatatggagtgtggaaagagcttcagtaaaagtGTTCACTTCAATAAACATCACCAGACTCagacaggggagaaaccatttaaatgcatggagtgcggaaagtgCTTTAGAgataatggaaaccttagaagacatcaacagattcacacaggagagaaaccatgtaaatgtatggagtgtggaatgaACTTCAGTCAGAGAACACAGCTCAGTAGACATCAACagagtcacacaggggagaaaccatttaaatgcctggattgtggaaagagcttcagtcagagtgcatACCTTAAGTTACatgaacggactcacacaggggagaaaccatttaaatgtatcgagtgtggaaagagcttcactttcaATGCATCCCTTAGAAgccatcaacgaactcacacaggagagaaaccatttaaatgtatggagtgcggaaaaagCTTTAGCAAGAGTGGACACCTCAATATACATCaacagattcacacaggggaaaaaccatttaaatgtatggagtgtggaaagagttttagtgagaATGCAAGGCTTAAAATACACCagcggattcacacaggggagaaaccatttcaatgtatggagtgtggaaagagttttagtgagaATGCAAGGCTTAAAAGACACCAGCGGACtcaacacaggagagaaaccatctAA